CTCCTTAAAATGTCAGTTTGTCGAGATGCATCAGATAATTGAGGCTGTTAGGTCCAGAAACCTTGAGCCTGCTTTAAACTGGGTCTCTGCTAACCGTGAAAAGCTTACACAAGTTGGTTGTAATCTTGAGTTAAAACTTCATACACTATGTTTTGTAGATATCTTGCAGAAAAAGTCCCGGAGCGAAGCACTTAACTATGCCAGAATTAATCTTGCTCCTTTTGCTTCTGTTCACATGTATGAAGTTCAGAAGCTGATGGGTTGCCTGCTGTGGGCCGGAAAGCTTGATAAATCCCCTTATTCTGACATAACGGATATAACTCATTGGGAGAAGTTGGTCGATGAACTAATCCAGCAGTTCTGCAGCTTTATGGGACAATCTAGCAGCAGTGCTTTGGGTGTTGCAATAGCAGCTGGAGTTGAAGGGTTGCCTACCTTACTAAAGTTGGCTAATGTAATGGCGGTAAAGAAACAGGAGTGGCAAGCAATGAAGCAATTACCGGTGCCAGTAGACTTGGGAAAGGAGTTTCAGTTCCACTCTATCTTTGTTTGCCCTGTCAGTAGGGACCAGAGTAACGACGATAATCCACCCATGCTGCTGCCATGCGGGCACGTGCTCTGCAACCAATCAATTGTGAAGATGTCAAGAAAGGGCACACGGACCTTTAAATGTCCGTACTGCCCTCAGGATGCTTCAGTTTCTGAATGCAGGCAACTGTATCTCTGAACAATTTCACATAGCTTTTGCTTAGGTCTGTCTTATGTTTAGTAGCAATGCTGCTTTTGGTAATTATCAGATTATGTTTAGTGATTGTTTGTtttatatatatactgaattCTCTGTGGCACATTCTGTAGTTTCATTTTATACCCTCCAATGCTAATCTCCTGTTCTATGAAATATAGTAATGTATGGTGAGGGATGTTTTGGTTCATGTTTCAAATTAAATTTAACCACCAAATGCCTTGGTGCTATTCCAATAATGGCATTCTCTGTTTTGATGTTCTTGACTATTTCTTATATAATATAGTTCCAATTTTGTTACAAAAtactaaatatttataaaataaattccAGTAATCTAGATGCATATGTGAACCATCTCTATATGTGATACATGTCTATATGTAGATCTTATGTACTGGAAATAGTATCTACATGTTCAAAACTTTAGCTCCAGTTTCATCCTCGCCTTTCCTTTCGTTTCTCACCTCACTGCCTCTTTCATATATCACACCATAGATCCAACTGTATATCACGTCATATCGACTCAATGCATATAGATGTGCTTGTGCAATTATCGTTTACTTTCGTATTTTCTGCTGTTAAATTCATTGGTGTTTTCTGCTGTTAAGTTATTTTTAGGATTAATGATCCTGTTTTCTCCTGTCTTGAGTTGCTAATGGCATAATCTTTGTCCCGGTATTAGTTACTTTTAGGTTTAGTGATCTTTCAAACCTTAAGATTTGTATCAAAATACCCATCATTTCATGTGATTATGATTCCTTTTTGCCCTTTAGTATCGAAACATGCCTTTTTACCCTTAGACCGGAAAAAAAGAGGTGTAAATTGACAGTTCCAAGGGTGAAAAGATACATTTTTACTACTTAAGGAGCAAAAAGTACCGTTTTGAACTACATGGACTGTTCGGTCCAAGAAAAAGGAATTACTATATTGGTGCAAACAAGTAATGAAGCcttatttttattattaagaTACAGAAGTAATAAAATTGGGAACATAAAGAAAATTAAAGATATTATTAGTAATTAACAAAATCTAGAAAAATATAATGTAATACTGAATTTCGTTTAATTTTTGCGGGGTCACCAAAATgatatgatttttgaaattaaattaaaaatatatactATAAAAGTATAAATTTGAAGTTGGCCAGAAATATAAATGGAGTGTGCATATGGTAAAGTAAGTGTCGGATAGATACCTGACATTATAGATACTCACTAGATTCCCAGCCGCCAGCACTTGAAATAATAGCATTATCAAATTAGGACAAAAAGCAGAACTGAACTGGTCATGCAAATGGATCTGAAGTTGAAGAAGAAGGAAGCAAGAACAGGTCAAGATAAACAAAAAGAAGACAGAATCAGCAGATTCCTTATGCTATTATACATCATGTTCATTACTTAAATGTTCATTTACTACATGAACATAGACCTGAACTTAAACTGAAAATGAAACATATGATTATTGGTATCTTCATTATGATGATAACAACAATTTGCCTGTGCTATGCCTGACATGTTTGCCTGCTTTAACAAGTCTTCGTCTTACTGATTGGGATATACGGGAATCGCTGTGTTGTTCAGTTTGCCTATACAATCTCACATTGTCTTTCTACATTGTGCCTATACGATCTTTTCATATGACTTGTCATCAATTGGTGAACCTGGAGGGAGATCAAGACTCGCTACAACATCTATTACAATGACACTCTTCAACCTTCTATCACTACTTGCGAGTTTTACTTCTGTTGGTATGTTTCAAATCACATTTGTACATTCTCATAAGTTGGAGAGAGTTCATATGAAGAGTTAGTAGTGCCAAGATTCTTCATCTTGATTTAGAGACTGTTGAGTTAACTTTCAATTTTTATTTATGTTTATGATAATATCGACATTCATGACAAAGTTTCATTCGTTGGGTTTCACATCCCCTACTTCCTGAGCTTCGTGCAATTGAATGTCATATTGATGATGCCAATAGTAAATTGCAAGATTTGCAGATTTGTATTGAAAATACCAAAACTAGATTCGCCAAATATTCTTCGCTCTGAGAAGATGCAATAGATTCAGAAAGCTTTTGGAACTATGGGTACAAACCTTCTTGTTGGATTCATTGGAGATGATCTATTGTCGGATCTTTGAATTTTGGGGGATTGGTTGTGTGTTCAAGAGTAGTTTGGAATTTTAATGTAGCTTCTTGGACCAGAAATCTTGAGAAATCCCTGTAATTCTGTTACATTCTAAGCCATTGGGAGAAGTTTGTCAACGAACTAATACAGCATTTCTGCAGCTTTATGGGATAATCCAGTAGCATTCTTGGCTTTTTGGTTTCATAATCTTAGGGGATAGTAAATTTGATTGTAAGAGTTATGTCTCCGCCTGTTTTCTGATTTAGTATAAGCGGATATATCTTTTTTTTGCTAATTGATAACACACGTACACGCCAGGGGTCGAACCCCTGACCTCCCGCAAGGAGGTACAAGAGGTCAACCAATGCACCAACCACAAGGGGTATAAGGGGTCAAACAATGCACCAACTTCGTTGGCATAAGCGGAGATATCTTCTAAAtatacaaaaagaaaaaaaaagtaacATTAGGAGCAACTCTTAACACGGCCCTCTTATTCAGGTTCCTACTATAACAAAATCAAAGAAGGTAACAGCGGCCTTTCTGTGCCTTTATTCAGCTATAAGCATCTGCACCTTCCCTCTGTCTTTATTAGTAGGACAAGTCTTAGGAGATGTCCATGACTTTCAGTTACAGACATACTTTCAGATACATACCAGAACCTATATTTTGCCAATAATATGCGTAGGATATGTGGAATGCAATGCTTCTCAATCCTCAATCTTCGTGGTGGCCAAATATACAATACGCAGGGACTTTCCATTTCTGAAATGATTGATTAGTTTAAGAAATATAACGTGTAAATGACCTGGTTTTCCTGGTGCAGAGGATGCCAAGGCTAGATAtttgtgcatgtttaattgcattGGTAGTGGAAAGTAATATAATAGGCATGAAATAGAGAGCACACCTCAGATCAGTAAGCGGGGATAGATGCAAACCGATATCCTTGAGCTCCCCTCCAGGAGTAATAAGCAATTCGGGTCTCATAAAATCCTGTGGCAACAAATCAATTGCCCTTTAAAAGTCCATTGAGCATAAATCATAATAATTTTAAAGGTGCATTTTAGTATATACAATTGCCCTTTAACTCTGTTTTAGTAAAACAGAATTATTTCTTTCCGGGTAAATAACAAGGGCTAAAGTTGATTCAATTGGATTGGTCTTATAACAGGCACGAGGCACCTGTACAACCAAATCGTACAAAAAAAGCAAGAAACCGAAGTACTAGCATTGAAAATTGAGAACATGCCACAAGAATACTAAAAAGCATGACATATTGCACTCCTTGTTTTCAACCTCGTAGATCACCAGTTACATAATAAGAAGACACAACCAGTGTAATTACATTGGTGCCTCTATTTTCATTGCTTTTATCATATACAGTATTAATTTTGGATTACCTGGAAGGAAGGATACAATACCAAGTCCAAGCAGGCCATATGCTTGGGACTGTTCTCCTCCCATGTGTCCTGTGATTATCAATATCGAGAGACAGAGAAGTATAGACCCCAGAAGGAGTAAAAACAGCGCAAGTACAATGGACCTCCACGGGATCACATCTAAGTGTTTTGGAGAATAATCAAACCGAGGATCATGTCTCAATTCATTACTATCAATATCATCGTAGTCATCACTTGCAAGACGGCTGTATTGAACATTCCTTCTAGAAGCCATATGCCAGGATGTTCCCAAGTGCCAAAAATTTCAAAGTTGAAACTGAATGAAGTTGCTTGACAATTAAACGTTGACTGAACTTTATGATAATTACAAAATGGGACAAATCAAGATCACATGTACACAGTCAATTAATAATAGCGATAATCCACAACAACTGTAACTATATTTCAAATGAATTTTGTTTACATGCAGATGTCATGCTTGTATAACCATATAAGTTTATGTACATAATATGGTGCTGGTAACATAAAAAGAACCTGTACAAACAACAAACAGGGACCAATAAACTTAACTATAGGATGTTACAAAGCAGGACCAAATGTAAGAAATGGCAGTGGTAAAATGATTTAAATGAAACATTGAAAGTTTTACCAATAGCACTGacaacacacacacaaacacacaattAGACATCTATTTGAAGGCCTAAATTAGACTGTATTCCCGCCATTCCATAAATTTAGCTCAAACAATAGATACTTAATCGATTTAGAAAACAAAGAAAAGTAGCGCAATCACTAGCACACAACAATAGAGTATATAAAAGCAACACTATATCAACATCAAACGTTATCGTCTAACCAATGCAAAAAggattttaaaaaatttgaacatCTTCAAAAACTTTTCAAAAAGAAAAACCCAAAACCTAATATTAATACGTAAATGGCCTTTCTAAAGGCTGCATCCATTTCATCATCCCTGAATTAAAAGTGTTCTACTACTAATGTCTATAAAGCTAAAATAAAACACTCTTCAATACACAACTCGACAAGTCTATAGCCGTGTTTGGAAGTTAGCAGTTTGAGAAAAAATAAGCTTATCGAACCAAATTAGACGTTTGACCAAATGAAACCTCAAATATTAGTGCTTGATTATTTGGTAATTAACGGAGTGAAATAGCGGTTTGGTCGTAATTTGCTTATTTTGAAAAAGCTACTTGAAGGAGCTTTATGTTTGGTAAAAATGCAAACCGCTAATTTAAACAGCTATTTATCAAACATCAAACAGTTTTTCTCGAAACTAACTGGTCAAATCAGCTTACTCAATCCAAACCGGCAATTAACATCGATCGAAATAATTGATGTAATTAACAacaaaatttaatataaaaaGACATAACTAATTAGAAAAACATATACACAAACAAATTATCATATAAAAAAAGATGTACCAGCAAGTGGATTAAATCGAAATTgttcaaaataaagaaaattgttGTGATAAAGTATATGTACGGCGCCTATACATACAAAGATGCATGTATGTATAGGTAAAGAATTGAAGTGAAGGGAATTATATAGTACCTGCTCTGCGGACCCGAGACGAGAGACGAGAGAGTGAGCCAGTAGCTAAAAacttttgatattatttttattctagTTAAAATTCAGTTAAGTATTTTTGAAAAAtcataaattatattaaaaaattccttctttttgaattattttaattaaacaaatacaatatttttttcaaaattcaaacAAACTCCAAAAAAATTACTGTCATTGAGAAAGTAGTTATTGAGTGCAATTTAGATTtcaattattctgaaaataattatttttttaaaatctcGAAATGACGAATTTATATCTAATGAGAACGGTTCAGATagttgttatggataaaaaatgtAGATATATTTATTGCGCGTATTTAATGTTAGGGTTCGATGAGATTCGAGTTTTAATGACTGTGCTTGTGTTGCGTGGTTTAAATCTACCCTTACAAGATACATACGTACCTTGGTATATGCCAAATATCAAGCTGAAATGTAGTTCTTGATGATGCCATCAGAGCTATGGCGGCAAGGGCTCATCAAGGAGGTAGTAACTTCTATGTTCTTCGAAGATTGTGTCTAAAATGATGTTCTAGGTGATGGCCTTGTGACTTGTAGAGCCTTATCGACTTTTCTGATGCTTAGAGCTGTGCTCCAAAACGTTTTTCCGAAATTGAAGGGCCAGACTCTTTATATAGACGTTGAAAGTCTATGAATTAGGTTAAAATTGGGTGACGTAGGGGGCAGGTCTCCATATCAGATTAGACTTTAGGATCTAGAAAACAGGATTTAGTTTCCTTCTCGATTCAGTTTGCTTGGAGGCTACTTCTTGTGGAAGTAATTCACTATTAGAACATATTTATTGGGTTGTTAAATTAGTCCctttattaattaaaaaattaataaatgattatattttcgggcctcattaattgggcttACCTTTTGGAACAAATCAGGTCTAATCAATGCAATATTAAGTACGCGATTAGGGTTATTTTTAACCCATATCATTTGTCCCCCAACTTTTAGGAAACATGTTCAAGGTTTCGTAGAAATTAAGTTATTTCATGCTCTTCCCATGGTATCACTTTTTAGCGTAAAGTGTGTAGCGACCTACACCTTTACAACGATTGTCCGTAATCGAGGtttcaaatatatatttttctgGAAAATTTCTACAATTTTCCATATGTATTTTTGTACTTATTCCTATGTTTAggattttctggtatttttcccttaattttcggGGATTATTTTGTACCAATGGGTATTTTTTGACAATTCTTTCTAATATTTCAGGAATTAGTTGGTACCTACAggtttttttttcaaatttttctGTACCTTTTTCTAATTTTAAGGAATAACCTGGTACTCACaaatatttttcatatttttcctaatattttagaaaatatttggTACCAAcgggtatttttcataattttttctaaTACTTTAGATATTACTTCGTACTTACAGGTAGAGGTGGCCAAATTAACGGGCTGTGCGTGCCGGACCGAATTATCATCGGGCCGATTTGGTCACCTCCCAACTCGTGAACGACACGTGAAGGTAAACGGGGCGTGCCGGGTTCGGGCCGGTTCGAAAAATATAAGCTCGTGTACAGCTCGCCGGGTTATACGGGCTGGCGAATTATGTTAAATTATTACTTTTTTAATTACAGATTCAGAGCTTAGCATGTTGGAGCAGGCGTGCCGGGCGTACGTGCCGAGCTGGGGCGAGCTGGATTGTCACCTGGCTAGTTAGACGGGCCGAATTGTGTGGATAACAACTTGTATACCACTGCCAcaatattatttatcatatttaaTGTGTTTCTCCATTTATTTTGTATGTTGGCCGCCTGGTTTGGCATAGCTTAAAAATTAACTATGGTATTTgttaatttattttttctaaattgaaagtgaatgaaataattgattatttaataataattattttaagattaaatatattaaaatgaaaagaaaaacaatttacagttatttctaataaaatatataaattataggcATTTTACgatatattaaataaaaaaaactttCTCACAAAGAAAAATAAATGAGATATTAAGTACAAAACAAATCTTTTTAGTGAAAGAGAGTAGTAGTGTGTAGACTTTGTTTATTCAACGGCAGTGAAACAAACTGAATGTGCCGCGCTAGGCGTGTCCAGGTGAGTTAGGCGGGTTGGCGGGCCGAGCCGGGTTGGCGTGTCGAGGCGGATCAGTGCCGTGCTGATTTGACGATCCGTGTCGTGCCGATTCTCGAATCATAATTACTAGACCCGTGAACGCCCCGTTATTTTTTACGGTCCGTGCCGAGTTTGATTCGGCCCGATATGAGCCGATTTTATACGAGTAAAAAGGCGAGCCGGGGTGAGTCGGACCGAGCCTAACCGCCCGTTTGGCCACCTCTACCTACAGGTATGTTTTCTAGTATTTTAGTAATTTTTTGTACTCACATGTACTTTTGGAAAATTTTCATTACCTCAAAaggtatttttcataattttttctaatattttaaaaattatttcatacCTCCAGAGGTATTTTTGTAACTCTGTGGGACTGATTTTGTAAAATTTCTAATCCCGagtgaatttttgaaaatttacaAAAATTAGGGACTATTCTGTCATTTTGTAAGATGCAGGGATGAATTTGTTAGTTCAAAAACTTCAGGGAACGAGATGTAAAACTTGCAGAAGCTCATGTACTAAGTTTTAGTTTGCCACTTTTTTTTAATCGCCACGACTTCGTTAAAGTCGTGTTATCACCTCTTTTGTCTGCCTAGTCATTGGTAAGTACGACTAAAAATCTCAGGTCGTTAACGAGCTCGTCATGACTTCACTTATGATTTTTTTTGcctttctctttttcttttttaaatatttttattaaataaactattCAATTCCTTGAATAATATTTGTCCATTCAGGGGTGACCAACCTGGATAAAATTCTTTCGAATAAAGTTCAAACTAGAATAAACTCTAACACGGATAAAATTTTCTCGGATAATGCCCAAATCCGACTAAAATAattctgaataaggtccaactCGGATAAAATTTTCTCGAATAATGTTTAAACCGAACTAAAAAATTCCGAATAAGGTCCAACTCAGACAAAATTTTCTCGAATAATGTCCAAATCGGACTAAAAAATTCAGAATAAGGTCCAACTCAGATAAAATTTTCTCGAATAATGTCCAAACCGGACTAAAAAAATTCCGAATAAGGTCCAAATTAgataaaaatattttgaataaagttcAAACCGGACTATTAAAATATTGAATAAGGTCCAATTGGGATATAATTCTTTCGAATAAAGTCCAAACTGGATTAAAATTCTTTCAAAATTCCTTAACTATGAATTGGTCTCCGACCTTGGATGACTAAGAATTCTAAttttgttaggaaatgaataacacacagaggcggggtgaatgtgttttactgtttttaagcttttcttgaatattttatggttgaacaaagtgaattaaatcttgtagtgaaagtgtgttcatgcagaaattaaacttgcaataataaagaacacagatcttcaaaactcacttaattttatatcaaaattaagaatgttttgctcaaaatttctaggctctttgttgataaatagtttagcttcttcttgagagtgttacaagattttctatttAAATTGTTGCAACTGACTAAatgaccagtgttaactttataattcagttaactgctggtttacacagtgtacaataagacttaacaggacaaatcagtacttaactggaaatcagtactaatactgaagtcagaacttaagatatcagaacttaagttgtcagaacttaatttatcaggagataatatcaggacttaaggagactttcagattaggaaggcgactgattgaaaggaaaaaagatcaagacaaacgcaagaagagatatgcatgaagaaggaattctatgaagaatagaatacttggaagaaaagataactagttgatatattttaggaagcaaaattatattccatatcaattagaatttatcttgtaactgtgtagtatataaacacagacatagggtttacactatatgtgttatcataatcgaagttattattcattataaccctagcagctctcgtgataagttgttcatcactgagagagcacagttccatattgtaacagagtttattgtattaaataaaatctgtttttatgtgttcttataatcgatttgattgtgataaacactgtattcaacccccttctacagtgtgtgagacctaacaagtggtatcatcgcagatctgttaacacacaaacagtttaagatccaaaaacaatcatgtctgaagaagaacaaactccaaccaagccaaccaaaattgaagaacctcaaaagactcaaatccataatcgatatgagactattagagttcccatactgaaaccatctgaatatcccatatggaaggtgaggatgtctatgtttctggaagctacagatctagaataccttgacaaaatcaatgaaggaccacacaagccaaccaaactctcttttgtagttgcaggtgaaccagcaaagtctgttccaaaggagaagagtgattacaccgctgaagatatctcatcgattgctaatgatgctaaggtatgacacttgctgcatagtgccattgataatgtcatgtcaaatagggtaattaactgcaagactgaaaatgagatatgggatgccttggagacaagatgccagggaactgattcaattaagaagaacatgaagactatactcactcaagagtatgagcactttgactcaaaacctgatgagtcattgactgatttatacgacagatttgttaaactcttgaatgatttgtcactagttgtcaaggaatatgatcttgaagattcaaatctaaaattcctgttagatattcctgaaagttgggatttgaaggccactactataagagacaactataatcttgaagaaacaactcttgatgaaatttatgggatgctcaagactcatgaacttgagatggaacaaagaagcaagtggaatggaagaaagtcaaggacagttgctctacaggttgaggaggaatcccccaaagaagctgcctcaagaaaaggcaaaggaaaagctctcatcacaaagtctgatactgagtcatcaagttctgatagtgatgatgactcagaaactgaaagcttacctgatatggatgctgatgaagaaatgatgaagctgtgtgctcttatggtgaaaggaatcacaaggattgtatacaggaaattcagaaagggaaagaaattttccaggaatggtgcaagttctgataagaagggtttcagaaaatctgaaggcaaaggaggaaagtctgatagaggagattactcaattgtcaagtgctacaactgtggtgagaaaggccacatatctcctgattgtaagaaagtgaagagtgacaaaggcaaggctcttgtcacaaagaagaaaagctggacatacacttcagattctgaaagtgaggtgaactatgccttaatggcaaatgctgatagcagttctgataatgctaagttaaaggtacctcaaactacttatgcctttcatactgatgatattactgagttgagaagataacttaaaaccatgttcattagttatagagatcaaactttaacatgtgaaagattaacttctgaaaatattgcttataaaaagaggaatgattatttagaaaaagagttagtcatgttccatcaaacttagaaagatagagatgatgccttttttgttagggatgaagtacttaaaataaatgaatctctaaaaactgagttagaaaaggaaagagagattatcgggacttggactaactctggcagaacaactcagaatttgttaagtagtggaaactggaaagaaggcttaggttatggagatgataagaatgataaggtaactgtagaaattgagcctataatTGTTAAACAAAAGCTTAATGACttagaagcagcttaagcataagctgaaagatgttaagaatgtaaaaaaggtaaagctccctaggaaatataggaatggaaaggaaggtgtgaataaaagtaatgattataagcctgttcctaatgctcctagaaagaaatgttataactgtggaaattctaaccatctggcttctttttgcaggaaaaataagaacataaactccttaccttcaaagtcaggagttaagagtcagtctgttagatataggccacaaaattcttgttttcattgtggtagtttatggcattccatttatacttgtaaggaatatcatagtttgtactatgattattatcaaataaaaccttctttaaagaaagttagaattattccttctagtgtaagttctgatgcaaagtctgatagtgcaaatgctgataagaaaaatgttaacataaactctgatgctaaatccgctgcaaatgttaacaaacttaataaggccaaaggatccaagcaagtttgggtccttaaaactattcattagtggtctttgtgattgcagggcaacaggaaaaatatcctagttatggacagtggatgttcaggacatatgactggaaataaagccctgctatcagactttgtggagaaagctggcccaagtgtttcttatggagatgacaacatgggaaaaactttgggatatggcaatatcaatctggggaatgtcatcattgaaaaagtagctctagtctcaggacttaaacacaatttgctgagtgttagtcaaatatgtgacagaggttatcatgtggatttttttgaagaacactgtgaagttgtaagcaaatctacaggaaaagttgttctgaaagtaTACATgaatggtaacatttatgaagccaagctttcaacaagtactgatggttctacaatctgtctattaagtagaacatcaattgaagaaagatggaattggcacaagaaactctctcatttaaatttcaacaatataaatgaactagtcaagaaagatcttgtgagaggtttgccaaaatcagtatttgctcctgatggcctttgtgattcctgtcaaaaggcaaaacaaagaaaatcttcattcaagagcaagactgaatcttcaattcttgagtcttatcacctactacatgttgatctatttggtccagtgaatgtc
This sequence is a window from Apium graveolens cultivar Ventura chromosome 9, ASM990537v1, whole genome shotgun sequence. Protein-coding genes within it:
- the LOC141684121 gene encoding protein RMD5 homolog, giving the protein MELSTVRDAFDRVAKKQKVSSSKSQEVIDQVGHEIEQTVAKMQSTQDSSTPVDQKSILAALKSKLNTISPQNQLEGSQKELNVNLNKCSKVLEKVFNPDISKAYRNVDFDIHILNQIIANHFYREGLFDAADCLIKEAGEPEAISLKCQFVEMHQIIEAVRSRNLEPALNWVSANREKLTQVGCNLELKLHTLCFVDILQKKSRSEALNYARINLAPFASVHMYEVQKLMGCLLWAGKLDKSPYSDITDITHWEKLVDELIQQFCSFMGQSSSSALGVAIAAGVEGLPTLLKLANVMAVKKQEWQAMKQLPVPVDLGKEFQFHSIFVCPVSRDQSNDDNPPMLLPCGHVLCNQSIVKMSRKGTRTFKCPYCPQDASVSECRQLYL
- the LOC141687095 gene encoding uncharacterized protein LOC141687095, with translation MASRRNVQYSRLASDDYDDIDSNELRHDPRFDYSPKHLDVIPWRSIVLALFLLLLGSILLCLSILIITGHMGGEQSQAYGLLGLGIVSFLPGFYETRIAYYSWRGAQGYRFASIPAY